In Salvia miltiorrhiza cultivar Shanhuang (shh) unplaced genomic scaffold, IMPLAD_Smil_shh original_scaffold_354_1, whole genome shotgun sequence, one genomic interval encodes:
- the LOC131004198 gene encoding protein FAR1-RELATED SEQUENCE 2-like, with protein MVAKSLATKASMAEQFLQSSFAAKTLDPKQVVLVEKLQDIDEDAAAIANLFKTLRKEDPSFHHMMDIDEDMTLHNVMWVHPRSKAAYEEFHDVVSFDTTYLVNRYHMPFATVVGINHHHQSILLGCALLTHEQSESFKWFFSNWLDAMGGVAPTAILTDQCESIKNALKELMPDTIHRFCIWHILHKLPDKFKAIKESNKAQTAFKNIVYDSLSIGKFEGRSTLKAFVEQYEIAITNKTHKELEADFKSKSTHITRRTQFEWEDQFGRVYTNNVFELFQKEIDKMVCCNLTVVQRSLADVLNEIERYEVRENEIIGNCYHKEYVYRVEHRSKGGYFECECKKFKSKVFEKSVFYIRIMWDFISVFEYEYLNNLR; from the exons ATGGTGGCGAAGAGCTTGGCGACGAAGGCTTCCATGGCGGAGCAGTTCCTGCAATCCTCCTTTGCTGCGAAAACCCTAGATCCGAAGCAGGTTGTTCTCGTTG aaaaattacaAGATATTGATGAAGATGCAGCTGCTATTGCAAATCTCTTCAAAACACTGAGAAAGGAAGATCCTTCCTTTCATCACATGATGGATATTGATGAGGACATGACGTTGCACAACGTAATGTGGGTTCATCCACGTAGTAAAGCCGCTTACGAAGAATTTCATGACGTTGTTAGTTTTGATACAACGTATCTTGTGAACCGGTACCATATGCCATTTGCAACTGTGGTGGGCattaatcatcatcatcagtcTATACTATTAGGTTGTGCTCTTTTGACACATGAGCAATCTGAGTCGTTCAAGTGGTTTTTTAGCAATTGGTTAGACGCCATGGGAGGTGTGGCGCCTACAGCCATTCTGACGGATCAATGCGAGAGCATCAAGAATGCTTTGAAAGAGTTGATGCCGGATACCATCCATCGTTTCTGTATTTGGCATATTCTACACAAGTTGCCAGATAAGTTCAAGGCAATTAAGGAATCTAACAAGGCGCAAACGGCTTTCAAAAACATTGTATATGATAGCTTGAGCATTGGCAAATTTGAAGGAAG GAGCACGTTGAAGGCTTTTGTTGAGCAATACGAGATTGCTATTACAAATAAAACGCATAAAGAGTTGGAGGCTGATTTCAAGTCAAAGTCTACACACATCACACGGCGAACTCAATTTGAATGGGAGGACCAATTCGGTCGTGTTTACACAAACAATGTGTTCGAGTTATTTCAGAAGGAAATAGACAAGATGGTATGTTGCAATTTGACTGTCGTCCAACGATCCTTGGCAGACGTGCTCAACGAAATTGAGAG GTATGAAgtaagagaaaatgaaattattGGCAATTGCTATCATAAGGAGTACGTATACAGGGTTGAGCATCGCTCGAAGGGTGGTTATTTTGAATGTGAGTGCAAGAAGTTTAAGAGTAAGG TTTTTGAGAAGTCAGTATTTTATATCCGGAtaatgtgggattttatatctgTATTTGAgtatgagtatttgaataatttgagataa